The Thermoanaerobaculia bacterium sequence GGACCGGCCCGTGAAGTTCTTTCGCCTCGTCTGGAAGAACGTCTTCCGGAAGAAGACCCGCACGTTCCTGACGATGGGCTCGATCGTCCTCGTGCTCGTCCTCATCGTCATCCTCGCGTCGCTCCTGAAGGCGCTCGAATACGACCAGAACGCCGGCGGGAACCGGGTCGTCGTCCAGCACGCGACCGGGCTCGCCAACTTCATGCCGCTCGGATATCGGCAGCGGATCGAGCAGATCCCCGGCGTCGTCGCGGTCGCCCCCGAGGTCTGGTTCGGCGGGATCTGGAAGGACGACAAGCCCGAGAACTTCTTCGGACAGCTCTCGACCGACCCGGCCGCGTGGCCGAAGATCTTCGACGATTACGCGATCCCGGCCGACCAGTTGAAAGCGTGGCAGGACGAGCGCGATTCCTTCATCGCCGGGCAGGAGCTCGTCAATCGATACCACTGGAAGATCGGCGACCGGATCCAGATCCGCGGGACGTACATCTCGCTCACGCTCGATCTCGTCCTCCGGGGCGTCTACCGCTCCAAGGACGAGGCGAACATCTTCTTCCACAACAAGTACCTCGAGAACTCCTGGATCGGCACGAGCGGACAGACCGGGATCTATTACCTGAAGGCGAGCTCGCCTTCGGCGGTGCAGCCCGTGACCGAAGCGATCAACCGGATGTTCGAGAACTCCTCCGCGCCGACGAAGGCCATGTCGGAGCAGCAGTTCCAGCTCCAGTTCGTCGAGATGCTCGGCAACGTCAAGCTCATCATCCGGCTGATCTCGCTCGCCGTGCTCTTCGTGATCGTGCTCATCGTGGCGAACACGATGGCCATGTCCGCACGCGAGCGCGTGACGGAGATCGCGGTGCTGCGCGCGCTCGGTTTCCTGCGCCGGCAGGTGCTCTCGATCGTCCTGATGGAGGCGATCGTGCTGGCGCTGCTCGGAGGGATCCTCGGCGTGGCGCTCTCGCTTCCGATGGTCCACGGGATCGTCGAGGGGCTGAAGCACTCGCCCGCGGCGACCTTCACCTACAACTTCAAGGTGACCGGCGCGACGCTGCTGATGGCGTTCGCGGCGTCC is a genomic window containing:
- a CDS encoding ABC transporter permease; translation: MKFFRLVWKNVFRKKTRTFLTMGSIVLVLVLIVILASLLKALEYDQNAGGNRVVVQHATGLANFMPLGYRQRIEQIPGVVAVAPEVWFGGIWKDDKPENFFGQLSTDPAAWPKIFDDYAIPADQLKAWQDERDSFIAGQELVNRYHWKIGDRIQIRGTYISLTLDLVLRGVYRSKDEANIFFHNKYLENSWIGTSGQTGIYYLKASSPSAVQPVTEAINRMFENSSAPTKAMSEQQFQLQFVEMLGNVKLIIRLISLAVLFVIVLIVANTMAMSARERVTEIAVLRALGFLRRQVLSIVLMEAIVLALLGGILGVALSLPMVHGIVEGLKHSPAATFTYNFKVTGATLLMAFAASVTIGILSGIVPAIRSSRVKIVDGLRQVV